In Candidatus Limnocylindrales bacterium, a single window of DNA contains:
- a CDS encoding ethylbenzene dehydrogenase-related protein encodes MKKPPLFIIIGFGLSNLILVLWFLNYSKGIEGEALQTGPIPVSIVPTRAIAPSEELLALGKTVYNKECSPCHGLDGRGEGPAAYLLYPKPRDFVTAQYRMVSTWERVPTDRDLFVTISRGIPGSAMPSWAHLPEETRWALVHYIKTFAEKPIQPSLVETEEELEQQGSTEKSEGETHPGIIKVPPEPPYDMEAQTRAKEIFRDACASCHGETGRGDGVQEQFDEKGYPIRPRDLTQGIFKGNPDPKDIYRRIVAGMPGSPMPMSDWAYGQDAWHLTHLVLSMSSPEQRERVEMKKFRIVVPWAQEIPDHPDAGIWRDVPGVNLHMMPLWWRENRPEILNVKALHNGSELALRLMWVDETYDHTAIRTQDFRDAAAVEFSLADDPPFFGMGQTGQVVNIWMWKSERQADLEPAFQDIDKVYPNIGIDSYPNLMKSPVEQPTRHALTLESDPTFVTGWGAGNIVSDPLRQTAAEELTAQGFGTLKARPALDQSVRAKGVYNLGTYRVVFRRSFKGTGPNSFDFISGRTIRVAFAVWNGHAGDRDGKKSVTIWQDLIIVP; translated from the coding sequence ATGAAAAAACCTCCCTTATTTATAATAATAGGTTTTGGGTTGTCCAATTTAATTTTGGTGCTTTGGTTTCTGAACTACTCCAAGGGGATCGAAGGAGAAGCCTTACAGACGGGTCCTATTCCTGTTTCGATTGTACCCACACGGGCTATAGCCCCTTCTGAGGAGCTTTTAGCTTTGGGGAAAACGGTCTACAATAAAGAGTGTTCACCCTGTCATGGCCTGGATGGTCGTGGTGAGGGACCAGCGGCTTACCTTCTGTATCCAAAACCTCGCGATTTTGTTACCGCCCAATATCGCATGGTCTCCACGTGGGAAAGGGTTCCAACGGATAGAGATTTGTTTGTAACTATTTCCCGTGGTATTCCAGGATCGGCTATGCCGTCCTGGGCCCATTTACCCGAAGAAACCCGGTGGGCTCTGGTCCATTACATTAAAACCTTTGCAGAAAAACCGATCCAGCCGAGTCTTGTAGAGACTGAGGAAGAGCTCGAACAGCAGGGGAGTACAGAAAAAAGCGAAGGGGAAACACACCCTGGAATTATCAAGGTACCTCCGGAGCCTCCCTATGATATGGAAGCCCAGACGCGGGCTAAAGAGATATTTCGTGATGCCTGCGCCTCCTGTCATGGAGAAACAGGTCGAGGAGATGGGGTTCAGGAGCAGTTTGATGAAAAGGGCTACCCCATTCGTCCCAGGGATCTGACCCAGGGGATCTTTAAAGGAAATCCGGACCCGAAAGATATTTATCGCAGGATTGTGGCCGGCATGCCTGGATCTCCTATGCCCATGAGTGATTGGGCCTATGGGCAGGATGCCTGGCATCTGACTCATTTAGTCCTTTCCATGTCCAGTCCAGAACAAAGGGAACGGGTAGAAATGAAAAAATTCAGAATCGTAGTACCCTGGGCCCAGGAAATTCCGGACCATCCCGATGCAGGGATCTGGCGAGATGTACCGGGGGTGAATTTACACATGATGCCCCTCTGGTGGCGGGAAAACCGTCCGGAGATTTTAAACGTAAAAGCGCTGCATAATGGGAGTGAACTGGCTTTACGGTTGATGTGGGTAGACGAAACCTACGACCACACTGCCATTCGTACTCAAGATTTTCGAGATGCCGCAGCCGTAGAGTTTTCATTAGCAGATGATCCCCCCTTTTTTGGTATGGGTCAAACGGGGCAGGTTGTGAACATCTGGATGTGGAAATCAGAACGACAAGCCGATTTAGAGCCGGCATTTCAGGATATTGACAAGGTCTATCCCAATATAGGGATTGATTCCTATCCCAATCTAATGAAATCTCCCGTTGAGCAACCTACCCGACATGCTTTAACTTTGGAGTCCGATCCCACCTTTGTAACGGGTTGGGGAGCCGGCAATATCGTCTCAGACCCGCTTCGCCAAACCGCCGCAGAAGAACTCACGGCACAGGGATTTGGGACCCTGAAAGCACGTCCTGCTCTGGATCAGAGTGTTCGTGCTAAGGGAGTTTACAATTTAGGTACCTATCGTGTGGTGTTTCGTCGCTCCTTCAAAGGAACCGGTCCGAATAGTTTTGATTTCATCTCGGGTCGAACGATACGTGTTGCTTTTGCTGTATGGAATGGGCATGCGGGAGATCGGGATGGAAAAAAATCTGTAACCATCTGGCAGGATCTTATTATAGTCCCCTGA
- a CDS encoding GAF domain-containing protein, with protein MDSEPVIETVDLNRLLILIMNKITKSIEAQRSTLFLYDEEKQELWSKIAQDSEIKEIRLKLGEGIAGFVMATGETLNITDAYKDPRFNRAFDEQTGYLTQTIFCKPLVNTYGQRIGVIEVLNKKGGAFTERDEKLLDALCSQAAIAIENAQLYQHIRAKNRALVEAKRQLEQKIRELDILYEIEKEISSSWDLDKLLDKILFKTTQTLHAEAGSIFLLEEKTNLLYFKSITGEKAEELRKFKIKMGEGIVGWVASTKTPVIVNNVAEDPRFAGHISAKIQFPTRSIICVPLVENNRILGALELINKKGEDNVFTEDDLKLLEVIGSQVARAIETHRLREKEAKEERLAMVGQMVSGIIHDLKNPISSIIGFVELISLDKTTEENRKKFCKIILREIESLTNMTREILNFAKGETNLLLRRYYLSAIVNDVLDLMRPDFESRNIQLKVDLKYRSHVYVDESKMKRVFYNIIRNAIEAMPQGGVFNVKSYLTDSHVVVELSDTGCGIPEEIRDRLFDSFVTQGKEQGTGLGLAMVKKIIDEHKGEIEVESEVGRGTTFRIKLNRI; from the coding sequence ATGGATTCCGAACCCGTGATTGAAACGGTGGACTTAAATCGACTCCTCATCCTCATCATGAATAAAATTACTAAATCGATAGAAGCCCAGCGAAGTACCTTGTTTCTCTATGATGAGGAAAAGCAAGAGCTATGGTCGAAGATTGCTCAAGATTCTGAGATCAAGGAAATACGACTTAAATTAGGGGAAGGGATTGCGGGCTTTGTAATGGCAACCGGTGAGACCTTGAATATTACCGATGCCTATAAAGATCCCAGGTTTAATCGTGCCTTCGACGAGCAGACAGGGTATCTTACCCAGACCATTTTCTGTAAACCACTGGTCAATACCTATGGTCAGAGAATAGGCGTCATCGAGGTTTTAAATAAAAAAGGAGGGGCCTTTACAGAGCGGGATGAAAAACTCCTGGACGCCCTTTGCTCTCAAGCCGCCATAGCCATAGAAAATGCCCAGCTATACCAGCATATTCGGGCTAAAAACAGAGCTTTGGTTGAGGCAAAAAGACAACTGGAGCAGAAAATTCGTGAATTAGATATCTTGTACGAGATTGAAAAAGAAATCAGTAGTTCGTGGGATTTAGATAAGCTTTTGGATAAAATCCTTTTCAAAACTACCCAGACCCTGCATGCCGAAGCCGGATCCATTTTCCTGCTGGAAGAGAAAACCAATCTCCTTTATTTCAAGAGTATTACCGGGGAAAAAGCCGAAGAACTCCGAAAATTTAAGATTAAGATGGGAGAAGGAATTGTCGGATGGGTGGCTTCTACCAAAACCCCTGTGATTGTAAACAATGTGGCTGAGGACCCTCGATTTGCCGGTCATATTTCGGCTAAAATTCAATTTCCCACGCGATCTATTATCTGTGTGCCACTGGTCGAGAATAATCGGATATTAGGAGCTTTGGAACTCATTAATAAAAAAGGTGAGGATAATGTGTTTACCGAAGATGATCTGAAGCTCCTGGAGGTTATAGGAAGTCAGGTAGCCAGGGCCATTGAGACCCATAGACTGAGAGAAAAAGAAGCCAAAGAGGAAAGGTTGGCCATGGTGGGGCAGATGGTAAGCGGCATTATCCATGACCTAAAGAATCCTATTTCCAGTATCATCGGCTTTGTCGAACTTATCAGCCTGGATAAAACTACCGAGGAAAATCGAAAAAAATTTTGTAAAATTATCCTTCGGGAAATCGAATCTCTGACTAACATGACCCGGGAAATTCTCAATTTTGCCAAAGGAGAAACGAACCTCTTACTGCGAAGATATTATCTGTCTGCTATTGTCAATGACGTCCTGGATTTGATGCGACCGGATTTTGAAAGTAGAAACATCCAATTGAAAGTAGATCTGAAATACAGGTCTCATGTCTATGTGGATGAATCCAAGATGAAGCGGGTATTTTACAACATCATTCGAAATGCCATCGAAGCGATGCCACAAGGAGGCGTTTTTAATGTTAAATCTTACTTAACAGATTCCCATGTGGTGGTTGAATTATCCGATACCGGATGTGGAATCCCGGAGGAGATTCGAGATCGACTTTTCGATTCCTTTGTAACCCAGGGGAAGGAGCAGGGGACCGGATTAGGACTTGCGATGGTTAAGAAGATCATCGATGAACATAAAGGCGAGATTGAAGTGGAATCCGAAGTCGGAAGAGGAACTACCTTTCGAATCAAACTGAACCGAATTTAA
- a CDS encoding M20 family metallopeptidase, translated as MDKTYLDEAVQVTQDLIKIPSLNPTVGEKEISYYVERYMKEAGVEVIRKNVLPDRDNIIGRIRGSGQRPALAIVAHMDTVPLGEGWTKPPYEAVIENGKMYGRGAADMKSGLAASLVTLKYLAQNRKTLKGDFLLCATIDEESHMRGAIDLADAGIVDNDMTLIATEPSNLHMVVAHKGVAWFEIKTYGKNAHAGTPYKGADAAHAMALILVKIKQKIAELGIEDPLVGRTYVSIGRIEGGQKTNVVCGTCRAEIDIRYPPPLTPESLTTLVQEIVQTAGQEVAGTRGEVQPMTAARPSLRIDPNARILADMRKAYRETMGGEIKEIGVPYYTDVGMISVKTGNQKCLVFGPGNIEQAHAPDEYVEIDQIRKATEILARTVEIHLAEA; from the coding sequence ATGGATAAAACCTACCTTGACGAGGCCGTCCAGGTCACTCAGGACTTAATTAAAATTCCCAGCTTAAATCCAACCGTCGGAGAAAAAGAGATCAGCTATTATGTAGAGCGTTATATGAAAGAAGCCGGAGTTGAAGTGATAAGGAAGAATGTACTTCCGGATCGGGATAATATTATCGGTCGTATTCGAGGAAGTGGACAGAGGCCGGCCCTTGCGATTGTAGCCCATATGGATACGGTGCCCCTGGGAGAGGGTTGGACAAAACCTCCCTATGAGGCGGTGATAGAAAACGGTAAAATGTATGGACGGGGAGCCGCCGATATGAAAAGCGGTCTGGCAGCCAGTTTGGTCACCCTCAAATACCTGGCGCAGAATCGGAAGACTTTAAAGGGAGATTTCCTCCTTTGTGCAACCATTGACGAGGAGTCCCACATGCGGGGGGCCATAGACCTGGCCGATGCCGGAATTGTGGATAATGATATGACCCTTATAGCCACCGAACCCAGTAATCTCCATATGGTTGTAGCCCATAAAGGGGTGGCCTGGTTTGAAATCAAAACGTACGGAAAGAATGCCCATGCCGGAACTCCCTACAAGGGAGCTGATGCGGCCCATGCCATGGCCCTTATTCTGGTTAAAATTAAACAAAAAATTGCCGAACTCGGGATCGAGGACCCCCTGGTAGGGCGAACCTATGTTTCTATTGGAAGAATAGAAGGTGGGCAAAAAACCAACGTGGTCTGCGGGACCTGCCGTGCCGAAATCGATATTCGCTATCCACCTCCCCTTACTCCAGAGTCGCTCACGACCCTGGTCCAGGAGATTGTCCAAACAGCCGGTCAGGAAGTAGCAGGTACTCGTGGAGAAGTTCAACCCATGACAGCCGCCCGGCCATCCTTAAGAATAGATCCCAATGCCAGAATCCTGGCCGATATGCGAAAAGCTTATCGAGAAACCATGGGCGGCGAGATTAAAGAAATTGGAGTTCCCTACTATACCGATGTGGGGATGATCTCCGTTAAAACCGGAAATCAAAAATGTCTCGTCTTCGGACCCGGCAACATCGAACAGGCCCATGCACCCGATGAGTACGTAGAGATCGACCAGATCCGAAAAGCAACTGAAATACTGGCCCGAACGGTGGAAATCCACCTGGCTGAAGCGTAA
- a CDS encoding glucose-1-phosphate adenylyltransferase family protein: MTRKVIAMVLAGGMVPALNILSQRRAKAAIPFGGIYRIIDFVLSNLMNSRINIIGILTQYKPSSLMDHVGIGAPWDFIGRTRYVRILPPYKGEVDSDWYRGTADAVYQNINFIEDHHPDYVLVLSAEHIYTMNYSPVIDFHISKKADCTIVCKKLPVLNPSRFGILAMDEDGKVLRYEEKPQVPKGNYYSLGIYVFNTPFLLERLQEDAEQKDSSHSFAYNIIPNLVGKYRLYAYPFTGTWEYCGTIDEYWKLHMDLLKDQPEIDLWNWSVRTNLEDRNIGDRSPARCDPSAEVINSLISPGCLIRGRVERSVLSPGVVVEKDAVVRDSVIMHDTQIGTGALVDRVVADKDVLIGAHAVVGTGDPQVANLSYPSYFHTGITVLGKGAEVEDHIQIGRNCLIHPGIVVSKSKYSEIPSGRTL, encoded by the coding sequence ATGACACGAAAAGTTATAGCCATGGTTCTGGCGGGGGGGATGGTACCGGCGTTGAATATCTTATCCCAGAGGCGGGCCAAGGCGGCTATCCCTTTTGGAGGGATTTATCGGATCATTGATTTCGTATTGAGTAATTTGATGAACTCTCGGATCAATATTATCGGCATCCTCACCCAGTATAAACCCAGTTCTTTAATGGATCATGTAGGTATTGGGGCTCCCTGGGATTTTATAGGGAGAACCCGCTATGTCCGGATTTTACCTCCTTACAAAGGAGAGGTAGACTCAGACTGGTATAGAGGAACTGCCGATGCCGTTTACCAAAATATAAATTTTATTGAAGATCACCATCCAGACTATGTGCTGGTTCTATCGGCGGAGCATATTTATACGATGAATTATTCTCCTGTCATAGATTTTCACATCAGTAAAAAGGCCGACTGTACCATTGTTTGTAAGAAGCTACCCGTTCTAAATCCATCCCGATTTGGAATCTTAGCTATGGATGAGGACGGAAAAGTTCTACGTTACGAAGAAAAACCTCAGGTTCCTAAGGGGAATTACTATTCTCTGGGGATCTATGTATTTAATACCCCCTTTCTTTTAGAGAGATTACAAGAAGATGCCGAGCAGAAAGACTCTTCCCATAGTTTTGCTTATAATATTATCCCAAACCTTGTAGGGAAGTATCGACTCTACGCTTACCCATTTACCGGAACCTGGGAGTATTGTGGTACCATTGATGAGTACTGGAAACTTCATATGGATCTCCTTAAAGATCAACCGGAGATCGATCTGTGGAACTGGTCTGTCCGGACCAATTTAGAGGATAGAAATATCGGTGACCGTTCTCCGGCCAGATGTGATCCTTCTGCCGAGGTAATCAATTCCCTCATTTCACCGGGTTGTCTGATCAGGGGTAGAGTAGAGAGAAGTGTTCTTTCCCCGGGAGTTGTGGTAGAAAAGGATGCCGTAGTTCGTGATTCGGTTATCATGCATGATACTCAGATTGGTACCGGCGCCCTTGTCGACCGGGTAGTTGCCGATAAAGATGTTTTGATTGGAGCCCATGCTGTTGTAGGAACTGGAGACCCTCAAGTTGCCAATTTATCTTACCCCTCCTACTTTCATACCGGGATTACCGTCTTGGGTAAAGGTGCTGAAGTCGAGGACCACATTCAGATAGGCAGAAATTGCCTGATCCATCCGGGGATCGTCGTTTCAAAATCGAAATATTCTGAGATCCCTTCTGGAAGAACCCTATAA